The region CCTGATCGTCCTAACCTTTTAACCAGCCACATTGGGGATGGTCCAACTTTTACATCTTTTACAACTGTTGCCATATATCGATTACATTTTTCATATTCTATTTTTACGGGAAATCCCTCACCTTTACTAATTTTTATATACTCAGGTAAGTTAAATCCCATACCACAATCTATTGTTTCTAACTCTTTGGCGACACCTAAGTAAGAAAGTAAATCAGGCCTATTAGGAAGTATCTCTATCTCTAAAATTTGGTCGTTCAGGTCAAAAAATTTTACAAAATCTGTTCCATTTGGAACGTCATCCACTATTCTGTATATTTTATCCGAATCGTTAGATATTCCCAATTCTTTCAGAGAACACATCATCCCTTGAGAAATTACTCCCTTAAACTCTCGTTCTTCAATTTTAATATTATTTGCTAAAGTTGCCCCAGGAAGTGCGACCGGAACTTTTTCACCAACTTTAACTGTAAGATCCCCAGTAACTATATTTTTTATATCTTTCCCTACGTCTACCTTGCAAATTACTAAATTATCAGCATTTTCAAGTGAGACTATTTCCTTAATCTCTCCAACTGTTATATTGTTAAGATTACTCCCAACCTTTTCAAAACCTTCTACATCTACCGAGTGAAGTTTTATCTCTTTTACTAATTCTTGAATATTTCTTGTGACTTTTATATAATCTTCAAGCCAATTTAAAGATACTTTCATCGTTACCTCCTCACAAATTTTGTGCGCCGACGGTGTATTATAAATTTTCTATAAATCTAAGGTCGTTTTTATAAAATTCTCTCATATCCGGAATATTATATTTCAACATCGCCACTCTTTCAATACCCATTCCAAAAGCAAAGCCTTGCCATACTTTCGGATCGTAATTAACGCTTCGAAAAACGTTAGGATGAACTAGACCAGCTCCCAATATTTCTATCCAACCACTATTTTTACAAACATTACACCCTTTTCCTCCGCAAAAAATACAACTGATATCTACCTCAAAGCTTGGCTCAGTAAAAGGAAAATAGCTTGGACGTAACAATACAGAAACTTTATTCCCAAAAAATTTTTGAGCAAAAACTTCAAGATACATTTTTAAATGAGAAACGGAAACATTTTTATCAACATACAGCCCTTCTACCTGATGAAAAACAGGGGAATGGGTGGCGTCTAACTCATCTTTTCTGTATACCCTTCCGGGGGATATTATAGCCAACGGTGGCTTACTTTTCAACATCGTTCTCACTTGAACAGGAGAGGTATGGGTCCTTAAAAGCTTTTCTTTGTCCAAAGATAAATAAAAAGTATCCTGCATTTCTCTGGCAGGATGCCATTCAGGGGTATTAAGCGCATCAAAATTGTACCAAGAATTCTCTATCTCTGGACCTTCAGCTATGGAAAAACCCATTCCAATGAATATTTCTTCTATTTCTTTCCTTGTTTTTGTGATTAAATTCTCTTTTCCTATCTTTCTACGGGCTCCAGGAATTGTAATATCAACCCAGTTTTTTTTCTCTTTTGCTTCTCTTCCTTTTTCTTTCAACTCATTTAACTTTTTATCAAAAATAGTTTCTAATTCTTCTTTTAGTTCATTTACACTTTTACCATATTGTTTTTTTAATGCTACGTCATCAATATCTTTAAGATTGTTCATTAGAGATTTGATCAAACCTTTCTTGCCTAAATATTTAGATTTAAGATTTTGAAATTCCTGCATATCCGTTATTTCTTTTAGTTCTCTTTTTAAAGTGTCTAAGATTTCATCTCTGTCTATTGTTAAAGCCATCAAAATCCTCCTAAATTTTAAAAATTAATAACTTCGGAAACCCTGAAACCTTCTTTAAACCTTGCTACTAGAAATCAAAATTTTTTAAAATACTTCCATCATTCTAAGTTACATACAATCTGCTTTAGCTCCCCTTCGTCCAGCAGCCCACCCGGATAGGTGGTGGAGGGCTCCGCCCTGTAACCCTTCTAAAAACAAAATCTTATTTTTTAAAATTTTTTTATTTCTAAAGTGCCTATTTAAAAATTTAACTTTGGAAAATTGTTTTTTTCTAAAATATCAATTGAAAAATTCTTTTGATCCATACACAATAGATTCTCCCAACATATTAACTACCCTATCAGTGGTTGCTTGCAAAAGTTCAACAGAATCACTTATTACCAATACACTACAATCCTTTTTATAATAAGAAATGATCGTTGAAATGTCAGAAAGTTCAGCGTAGTTAATATCACATTTTCTTGCTCCTATAAATATCAAATGGCGTCGTTTAGGTTTGTTTTTTAGTATGTTGTATATGCTATCTTTCCAAATTTGAGGTACCACTATATGTGTAAAAGATCTTCCTACCCAATTCATTCCGTTTGCCAAAAATCCATTTATTTTAACTTCTTTTGCGTACTTTTCAGGTTCGGAAATTAACTTAAAGAAATATGACGTCATTAATTCTGTCTCAGTGGTATATAAACCTAACGAATTACCTTTTTCCAACTTAATTTCTGGAAAGGTGAGAGAAGGTTGAACAATATCCAAAATAATGCTATTTGAAACTCCCTCTTCAATCACCTTGCACACCTCTTTTTAACTTTTTTCGAATCTCTTCGATTACCTTTTTGGTATCAATCTTTTTAATTTTACCTTCGTCAATAGTAGAAAAAGTATCTTTAGTTAGATACATCAAGGGTTTTAAATTTTCTAATGATCCCTCATTTTCATGGATAGCCACAACTTTTCCAACAACTAACTCATGGTCTCCAGTAGTAAA is a window of Petrotoga olearia DSM 13574 DNA encoding:
- the pheS gene encoding phenylalanine--tRNA ligase subunit alpha translates to MALTIDRDEILDTLKRELKEITDMQEFQNLKSKYLGKKGLIKSLMNNLKDIDDVALKKQYGKSVNELKEELETIFDKKLNELKEKGREAKEKKNWVDITIPGARRKIGKENLITKTRKEIEEIFIGMGFSIAEGPEIENSWYNFDALNTPEWHPAREMQDTFYLSLDKEKLLRTHTSPVQVRTMLKSKPPLAIISPGRVYRKDELDATHSPVFHQVEGLYVDKNVSVSHLKMYLEVFAQKFFGNKVSVLLRPSYFPFTEPSFEVDISCIFCGGKGCNVCKNSGWIEILGAGLVHPNVFRSVNYDPKVWQGFAFGMGIERVAMLKYNIPDMREFYKNDLRFIENL